One Oryza glaberrima chromosome 11, OglaRS2, whole genome shotgun sequence genomic region harbors:
- the LOC127755931 gene encoding uncharacterized protein LOC127755931 isoform X2 has product MAAPRRPRLLPLLLLLALSLSLAAASAFQSDELLLHDDDEFEGAGARPTPGPPAPAAAAVSSSRRRPGDSSAAAAESSAVQFALEHDLGAGFVPAGSFSARLKSSAHGSQKLRFTRNELIGDEKDAFKKLLDEDGFYSIRLLSNVLDPARKDYVVSSIKARCIPRESLDEHIVIHMDGVNILAVNYGSVGGCTYPRPVKMPSKWVFNSYTVLKTSEQAPRTPSFVDQLIEAENGPGEVVKPPEKSFWAKYWMYIIPLGLIVMNAVTAAANMPEEQAGGQGQPGAQRAPNAAPRRR; this is encoded by the exons atggccgcgccgcgccgccctcgcctcctccccctcctcctcctcctcgccctctccctctccctcgccgccgcctccgccttccaGTCCGACGAGCTGCTcctccacgacgacgacgagttcgAGGGCGCGGGCGCCCGCCCCACGCCAgggccgcccgcgcccgcggcggcggcggtctcctcctcccgccgacgGCCCGGGgacagcagcgcggcggcggcggagtccagCGCCGTGCAGTTCGCGCTCGAGCACGACCTCGGCGCCGGGTTCGTCCCCGCGGGGTCCTTCTCCGCCCGCCTCAAGTCCTCCGCGCACGGCTCCCAG AAGCTTCGGTTCACAAGGAACGAGTTGATTGGTGATGAAAAGGATGCATTTAAA AAATTGCTGGATGAAGATGGTTTTTATTCAATTAGGTTGCTGTCTAATGTGTTGGATCCTGCAAGAAAAGACTATGTTGTTTCCTCAATCAAAGCT AGATGCATACCACGTGAAAGTTTGGATGAACATATTGTTATCCACATG GATGGTGTAAATATTTTAGCAGTTAATTATGGTTCTGTTGGCGGGTGCACATATCCCCGTCCAGTGAAAATG CCATCAAAGTGGGTATTCAATTCATACACTGTTCTGAAGACTTCTGAACAAGCACCAAG AACTCCATCATTTGTAGATCAGTTAATAGAAGCCGAAAATGGTCCTGGTGAAGTGGTGAAACCACCTGAGAAGTCTTTCTGGGCTAAATAT TGGATGTACATCATTCCTCTTGGTCTCATTGTCATGAATGCTGTCACGGCAGCAGCGAACATGCCGGAGGAGCAAGCTGGAGGGCAGGGCCAACCTGGAGCTCAAAGGGCACCAAATGCTGCTCCAAGGAGAAGATGA
- the LOC127755931 gene encoding uncharacterized protein LOC127755931 isoform X1, translated as MAAPRRPRLLPLLLLLALSLSLAAASAFQSDELLLHDDDEFEGAGARPTPGPPAPAAAAVSSSRRRPGDSSAAAAESSAVQFALEHDLGAGFVPAGSFSARLKSSAHGSQTLTKLRFTRNELIGDEKDAFKKLLDEDGFYSIRLLSNVLDPARKDYVVSSIKARCIPRESLDEHIVIHMDGVNILAVNYGSVGGCTYPRPVKMPSKWVFNSYTVLKTSEQAPRTPSFVDQLIEAENGPGEVVKPPEKSFWAKYWMYIIPLGLIVMNAVTAAANMPEEQAGGQGQPGAQRAPNAAPRRR; from the exons atggccgcgccgcgccgccctcgcctcctccccctcctcctcctcctcgccctctccctctccctcgccgccgcctccgccttccaGTCCGACGAGCTGCTcctccacgacgacgacgagttcgAGGGCGCGGGCGCCCGCCCCACGCCAgggccgcccgcgcccgcggcggcggcggtctcctcctcccgccgacgGCCCGGGgacagcagcgcggcggcggcggagtccagCGCCGTGCAGTTCGCGCTCGAGCACGACCTCGGCGCCGGGTTCGTCCCCGCGGGGTCCTTCTCCGCCCGCCTCAAGTCCTCCGCGCACGGCTCCCAG ACTCTCACTAAGCTTCGGTTCACAAGGAACGAGTTGATTGGTGATGAAAAGGATGCATTTAAA AAATTGCTGGATGAAGATGGTTTTTATTCAATTAGGTTGCTGTCTAATGTGTTGGATCCTGCAAGAAAAGACTATGTTGTTTCCTCAATCAAAGCT AGATGCATACCACGTGAAAGTTTGGATGAACATATTGTTATCCACATG GATGGTGTAAATATTTTAGCAGTTAATTATGGTTCTGTTGGCGGGTGCACATATCCCCGTCCAGTGAAAATG CCATCAAAGTGGGTATTCAATTCATACACTGTTCTGAAGACTTCTGAACAAGCACCAAG AACTCCATCATTTGTAGATCAGTTAATAGAAGCCGAAAATGGTCCTGGTGAAGTGGTGAAACCACCTGAGAAGTCTTTCTGGGCTAAATAT TGGATGTACATCATTCCTCTTGGTCTCATTGTCATGAATGCTGTCACGGCAGCAGCGAACATGCCGGAGGAGCAAGCTGGAGGGCAGGGCCAACCTGGAGCTCAAAGGGCACCAAATGCTGCTCCAAGGAGAAGATGA
- the LOC127755637 gene encoding F-box protein SKIP16-like, translating into MASPAKAQRRPEGASVLETLPALPLAIIIAKAGPRCAAALACASSTLRAAASGEALWRHFCSDDFALDAPLAPGDLPLPSFKDAYKAWFQSFGMYPLPLVKRVKIFWSSFRAWLCEYFPEGLRTLGEGVSEAEIAVAECNLGLVLPMPTKLLYRFCNGQLHIGRGEEVSYGVMGGYDYVHQRYTVRLLPLAHHAVQKNSNYIVVATSCFGEKIFLLDCASGRLYVGTKYWNEEREIMACVPKATIRLAVDDDHGMPQDGFLLWLEEHLSRLQDGLIKVQSCKFPMLARHISLYPVQLPYCSSASMHGIKVRASAVFAPENSAFADYRCRYSYYFSIRLSLPEAFVVDGKWYSSFQLQSCHYTIQIGDEVLPYTCNYGGHGKCPLLRCGEELFVYGCSISAALEPGSVMGNLTLVPWRCGQPRGSPFIADIAPFPLHPPDYIF; encoded by the exons atggcgtcgccggcgaaggcgcagcggcggccggagggggcCTCGGTGCTGGAGACCCTCCCCGCGCTCCCGCTCGCGATCATCATCGCCAAGGCCGGCccccgctgcgccgccgcgctaGCCTGCGCCAGCTccaccctccgcgccgccgcctccggcgaggCCCTCTGGCGCCACTTCTGCTCCGACGACTTCGCCCTCGACGCCCCCCTCGCTCCCGGcgacctccctctcccttccttcAAG GATGCTTACAAAGCTTGGTTCCAATCTTTTGGGATGTACCCTTTGCCACTTGTGAAGAGGGTGAAGATCTTCTGGAGCTCATTCAGGGCATGGCTATGCGAGTATTTCCCCGAAGGGCTGAGGACTCTAGGGGAAGGCGTTTCGGAAGCCGAGATAGCCGTCGCGGAATGTAACCTGGGCCTTGTGCTTCCTATGCCCACAAAGCTACTGTACCGTTTCTGCAACGGCCAGCTGCACAttggccgcggcgaggaggtctCGTACGGCGTTATGGGAGGCTATGATTATGTTCACCAGAGGTATACCGTGCGCTTGCTACCGCTCGCGCACCATGCTGTTCAGAAAAACTCAAACTACATTGTAGTTGCGACGAGTTGTTTTGGGGAGAAGATATTTCTTCTTGATTGTGCGAGTGGCCGTCTTTATGTCGGCACCAAGTATTGGAATGAAGAAAGAGAAATCATGGCATGCGTGCCAAAAGCAACAATAAGGCTCGCTGTGGATGATGATCATGGCATGCCTCAAGATGGATTTCTGCTGTGGTTGGAAGAGCACCTTAGTCGCCTACAGGATGGCTTGATCAAGGTGCAGAGTTGTAAATTCCCAATGCTGGCAAGGCATATCAGTTTGTATCCAGTACAACTCCCTTACTGTTCGTCGGCAAGTATGCATGGTATCAAG GTTCGTGCCTCTGCTGTCTTTGCCCCAGAAAACTCTGCTTTCGCTGATTACCGATGCAGATATTCGTACTATTTCTCCATTCGTCTATCCCTTCCTGAAGCATTCGTTGTAGATGGCAAGTGGTATTCTTCCTTCCAGCTTCAGTCATGCCACTACACTATTCAGATTGGAGATGAAGTCCTCCCTTACACATGCAACTATGGCGGCCATGGCAAG TGTCCTCTCCTGAGGTGCGGCGAGGAGCTGTTTGTCTATGGGTGTTCCATATCGGCAGCACTGGAGCCTGGATCCGTGATGGGCAACTTGACGCTTGTTCCTTGGAG GTGTGGTCAGCCTAGAGGAAGCCCTTTTATTGCCGACATAGCTCCTTTCCCTCTGCACCCGCCTGACTACATCTTCTGA